In a genomic window of Methanosarcina horonobensis HB-1 = JCM 15518:
- the glmM gene encoding phosphoglucosamine mutase, producing the protein MKLFGSSGIRGIVNKEVTPELALQVGIVLGSRKRTAVIGRDPRVSAPMIEHALVAGLTAAGCDVTKVGMVTTPTLAYAARKYECGVMVTASHNPSEYVGIKLWNPDGMAFDSAQQEEIEEAIEKENFSRVTWNLIGKITEDQNAIRDHMDMIEALVGNSRLRVVLDCGCGAGSTITPYLLQELGCQIITLNSQPDGHFPARNPEPNDQNLSLLKKAVVAFGADLGIAHDGDADRMMAVDEKGNFVSGDELLAIFGRFECGDEKGSVVVPVDTSMMVDDYLGGSEIIRTRVGDVYVAEGIKQCGAIYGGEPSGSWIFPKISYCPDGIYAAAKLVEIVREKKLSELRAELPAYATKRGALPCANEKKAEFMKNAKAKLEPLGKVLDIDGIRVELEDGWVLVRPSGTEAKVRITAEARENVDGIYEMAEKIVKEALK; encoded by the coding sequence ATGAAACTCTTCGGATCTTCAGGAATTAGAGGTATAGTCAATAAGGAAGTTACACCCGAACTTGCATTGCAGGTAGGGATTGTGCTCGGAAGCCGGAAAAGAACTGCGGTAATAGGGAGAGATCCCAGAGTTTCGGCGCCTATGATAGAGCACGCCCTGGTTGCCGGGCTGACTGCAGCAGGCTGTGACGTAACTAAAGTGGGAATGGTAACAACCCCAACTCTTGCATATGCAGCCAGAAAATACGAATGCGGAGTGATGGTTACAGCTTCGCATAACCCCTCAGAGTATGTGGGGATAAAGCTATGGAACCCTGACGGCATGGCTTTTGACTCGGCCCAGCAGGAAGAGATTGAGGAAGCTATTGAAAAAGAAAACTTCTCGCGGGTTACCTGGAACTTAATAGGAAAAATTACTGAAGACCAGAACGCCATCCGGGACCACATGGATATGATTGAGGCGCTTGTAGGTAATTCTAGGCTGCGTGTGGTTCTCGATTGCGGATGTGGAGCCGGAAGTACAATCACTCCTTATCTCCTGCAGGAGCTTGGCTGTCAGATAATAACCCTGAACTCCCAGCCTGATGGACATTTCCCGGCAAGAAATCCTGAGCCTAACGACCAGAACCTCTCCCTGCTTAAAAAAGCAGTTGTGGCATTCGGAGCCGATCTCGGAATAGCCCATGATGGGGATGCAGACAGGATGATGGCAGTAGACGAAAAAGGCAATTTCGTGTCAGGCGACGAACTGCTTGCAATATTCGGGCGTTTTGAATGCGGAGATGAAAAGGGGTCCGTTGTCGTGCCTGTTGACACCTCCATGATGGTAGACGATTATCTTGGAGGCTCGGAAATCATAAGGACAAGAGTAGGGGATGTTTATGTTGCAGAAGGCATAAAGCAGTGCGGGGCAATCTACGGCGGAGAACCTTCCGGAAGCTGGATTTTCCCGAAGATATCTTACTGCCCGGATGGAATTTATGCAGCTGCAAAGCTTGTTGAGATTGTCAGGGAAAAGAAGTTAAGTGAGCTCAGGGCAGAACTTCCGGCCTACGCTACAAAGAGAGGCGCTTTACCCTGTGCAAACGAAAAGAAAGCCGAGTTCATGAAAAATGCAAAAGCAAAGCTGGAACCCCTTGGAAAAGTTCTTGATATTGACGGCATCCGTGTGGAACTTGAAGATGGCTGGGTGCTTGTCCGCCCCTCGGGCACGGAAGCAAAGGTAAGGATTACGGCAGAAGCCCGCGAAAACGTGGATGGAATCTATGAGATGGCAGAAAAAATAGTGAAGGAGGCGCTTAAATGA
- the glmS gene encoding glutamine--fructose-6-phosphate transaminase (isomerizing) yields MCGIVGYAGQNAAAPVIIESLKKLEYRGYDSAGVTVLGSGIETYKAVGKIVNLESEIPKNLGGTVGVGHTRWATHGRPSTVNAHPHNSGVNPEKISLVHNGIIENYMALKERLTEEGYVFKSETDTEVVAHLLHKHIYGSPEGKEARCELLAGVREALKEIEGSYALAILSADEPGKLVLARKDSPLVIGLGKGENFAASDVTAFLNHTRDVIFVNDFETAVLSPTGVEIFDREGNIREKKIEKIEWDFEAAEKAGYEHFMLKEIHEQVTAIHDTLAGKISELEGAIYLKELNLSEEEIKKLSRVQILACGTSWHAGLLGKYLFEQLAGIHCDIDICSEYRYRNPVMNEGTLAIAITQSGETADTLAAVREIMSYNCPTLAITNVVGSTITREANSVLYTRAGPEIGVAATKTFSTQLTLLYLLAVKFALVRGKVSPDYVKSFITELRKVPGKIQQVLNQKESIKECAESFARSKSYFFLGRHLNYPIALEGALKLKEISYVHAEGFAAGELKHGPIALLDEGTPVVAIATRGQTYDKMLSNIKEVKARDAFVIAVADSKDTEIAKYADTVLRVPQSDELLAPLLSVVVLQLLAYYTALARDCSIDKPRNLAKSVTVE; encoded by the coding sequence ATGTGTGGAATTGTCGGATATGCAGGGCAAAATGCTGCTGCACCGGTTATCATAGAATCCCTTAAGAAGCTTGAATACAGGGGATACGACTCCGCAGGAGTTACTGTTCTGGGAAGCGGAATTGAGACTTACAAAGCAGTAGGAAAAATCGTAAATCTCGAATCCGAAATCCCGAAGAACCTCGGAGGCACTGTAGGAGTAGGACACACCCGCTGGGCAACCCACGGACGTCCAAGTACGGTAAACGCTCACCCTCATAACTCGGGGGTAAACCCGGAAAAAATCTCGCTAGTGCACAACGGAATTATTGAAAATTATATGGCATTAAAAGAGCGGCTTACTGAAGAGGGTTATGTATTCAAATCCGAGACCGATACCGAGGTGGTCGCACATCTTCTGCATAAACATATTTACGGAAGCCCGGAAGGAAAAGAAGCTCGCTGTGAACTCCTTGCAGGTGTCAGAGAAGCTTTAAAAGAGATTGAAGGATCCTATGCTCTTGCAATCCTTTCTGCCGATGAACCCGGAAAGCTCGTACTTGCCAGAAAGGACAGCCCGCTGGTCATAGGGCTTGGAAAAGGAGAAAACTTTGCTGCATCTGATGTAACTGCTTTTCTGAATCATACAAGGGATGTTATCTTCGTAAATGATTTTGAGACAGCAGTCCTGAGCCCAACCGGTGTAGAGATATTTGACAGGGAAGGAAATATCAGAGAAAAGAAGATAGAAAAGATTGAATGGGACTTCGAAGCTGCAGAAAAAGCAGGTTATGAGCATTTCATGCTGAAAGAGATTCACGAACAGGTAACTGCAATCCACGACACCTTGGCAGGCAAAATCTCTGAACTTGAAGGAGCTATATACTTAAAAGAACTGAACCTGAGTGAGGAGGAAATAAAGAAACTTTCAAGGGTTCAGATTCTAGCCTGCGGGACCTCATGGCACGCAGGTTTGCTTGGAAAATACCTCTTTGAACAGCTGGCAGGGATTCACTGCGATATTGACATCTGCTCGGAATACAGATACAGAAACCCTGTTATGAATGAAGGGACTCTTGCCATTGCGATTACTCAATCAGGAGAAACTGCAGACACACTTGCAGCCGTGCGGGAGATTATGTCTTATAACTGTCCCACCCTTGCAATTACAAATGTCGTGGGAAGTACGATTACAAGAGAGGCAAACAGTGTGCTCTATACACGAGCCGGCCCTGAAATAGGAGTCGCTGCCACAAAGACATTCAGTACCCAGCTTACCCTTCTTTATCTCCTCGCCGTAAAGTTCGCTCTTGTAAGGGGTAAAGTTAGCCCTGACTATGTAAAGAGTTTCATTACGGAACTCAGGAAAGTCCCGGGAAAGATTCAGCAGGTCCTCAATCAGAAAGAATCGATAAAAGAATGTGCTGAGAGCTTTGCCCGTTCAAAAAGCTACTTCTTCCTTGGAAGGCACCTGAACTACCCTATAGCACTTGAAGGGGCTCTGAAGCTCAAAGAGATTTCGTACGTACATGCCGAAGGCTTTGCTGCAGGAGAACTGAAACACGGTCCTATTGCCCTGCTTGATGAAGGAACTCCGGTAGTTGCAATTGCCACCAGAGGGCAGACTTATGATAAGATGCTCAGCAATATAAAAGAAGTAAAAGCAAGGGATGCTTTTGTAATAGCGGTTGCCGACAGCAAGGATACGGAAATAGCGAAGTATGCGGATACCGTCCTTAGAGTTCCGCAAAGCGACGAACTGCTGGCTCCCCTTTTAAGTGTTGTTGTGCTTCAGTTGCTTGCTTACTACACTGCTCTTGCCAGGGACTGCTCTATTGACAAACCTCGCAACCTTGCAAAGAGTGTCACTGTCGAATAA
- the glmU gene encoding bifunctional sugar-1-phosphate nucleotidylyltransferase/acetyltransferase, whose product MKAIILAAGEGLRCRPLTLTRSKVMLPVANRPILEHVISSLEKNGIKEIILVVGYEKERIMNYFEDGLNFGVNITYVEQKAQLGTAHAIEQAKKLINPEDSEFLVLNGDNLVEPKTIADLLNNHEGDASLLTVRMEDTAGYGVVLKEKKRVTQILEKRPGGLSRIVNTGIYIFTPQVFETIEKTPISENGEYAITDTLQLMIDEGKVVTSIPTESKWLDAVHAWDLLKANATVLNSSRNQKQEGELEEGVIIRGKVTIGKNTIIRAGTYIVGPAVIGENCDIGPNVVILPSTTIGDNVSVRSFTEIQNSIIMNDCRISSHGQISNSIIGSNNTLGPGFTSEEKGDLEININGTIHKAPKLGTILGDDNRIGGRVLVKAGVMIAVNCQVESGNTIYRNLSRDSVVL is encoded by the coding sequence ATGAAAGCTATTATCCTCGCAGCAGGAGAAGGACTGCGTTGCAGGCCTCTTACTCTTACTCGTTCCAAAGTAATGCTTCCTGTCGCCAACAGGCCTATTCTGGAACATGTCATATCTTCGCTTGAGAAAAACGGGATCAAAGAGATTATCCTGGTTGTCGGGTATGAAAAAGAGCGTATAATGAACTATTTTGAAGACGGGCTTAACTTCGGGGTCAATATAACATATGTAGAGCAAAAAGCCCAACTCGGGACAGCGCATGCGATTGAGCAGGCAAAAAAACTAATAAATCCCGAAGACTCCGAATTCCTTGTTTTGAACGGGGATAACCTCGTCGAACCAAAAACCATAGCCGATCTCCTGAACAATCATGAAGGAGATGCGAGCCTTCTAACCGTAAGAATGGAGGATACGGCAGGTTATGGAGTGGTACTTAAAGAAAAGAAGAGAGTCACCCAGATCCTGGAAAAGAGACCCGGAGGTTTAAGCCGCATTGTAAACACCGGAATTTATATTTTTACACCGCAGGTCTTTGAAACCATTGAAAAGACTCCTATATCCGAAAACGGGGAATATGCGATAACCGATACTCTCCAGCTTATGATAGACGAGGGAAAAGTGGTTACTTCAATCCCGACAGAATCCAAGTGGCTGGATGCAGTCCATGCATGGGATCTCCTGAAAGCGAACGCAACTGTACTGAACTCCTCCCGAAATCAGAAACAGGAAGGAGAACTTGAAGAAGGAGTAATAATCCGAGGGAAGGTCACAATCGGGAAAAACACAATAATCCGTGCCGGAACTTATATCGTAGGGCCCGCGGTAATCGGGGAAAATTGTGATATAGGACCTAATGTAGTAATTTTGCCCTCCACTACAATAGGGGACAATGTGTCCGTAAGATCCTTTACCGAAATTCAGAACAGCATCATAATGAATGACTGCAGGATTTCGTCCCATGGACAGATTTCGAATTCCATAATCGGGAGCAATAACACCCTTGGTCCCGGCTTTACCTCAGAGGAAAAGGGGGACCTTGAGATAAACATTAACGGCACGATCCATAAAGCTCCAAAGCTCGGCACCATACTTGGGGACGACAACCGGATAGGAGGCAGAGTGCTCGTGAAAGCCGGAGTGATGATTGCTGTCAACTGTCAGGTAGAATCTGGAAATACCATTTACAGAAACCTGTCCCGTGATTCGGTAGTCCTTTGA
- a CDS encoding calcium/sodium antiporter — translation MSTLKDDMDLLLVFLFLLSLAMISKGSDWFIEAAVAISNKSGIPKMIIGATIVSFATTAPEFAVSATAAYLGHTDVTIGNAVGSVICNTGLILGSIIVIKAIPMRDDTFHIKSGLMLLAGIILIIVSQDGSVNRLDGVLLLLVFFAFMFHASKTQRVIFGDDEAEKQKLKFKDVQKDIAFFILGSLSVVIGSRILVDSGIEIAELIGVPEVIIALTAVAIGTSLPELATAITSLKKGHQELSIGNILGANTMDIAMILGASSQIRVLPVSEQLAGYDFPFMFLISLALIIFGITGKKLERWEGAIILGAYLAYVAGLFKFYG, via the coding sequence TTGTCCACTTTAAAAGACGACATGGACTTGCTTTTAGTTTTTCTTTTTCTACTCAGCCTTGCTATGATAAGCAAAGGTTCTGACTGGTTCATTGAAGCTGCAGTTGCAATTTCAAATAAGAGCGGGATACCGAAGATGATAATAGGAGCTACAATCGTGAGTTTTGCGACCACAGCCCCGGAATTTGCAGTTTCTGCAACAGCAGCTTATCTCGGGCATACGGATGTAACAATAGGAAATGCCGTTGGTTCTGTTATCTGCAATACCGGACTCATACTGGGCTCTATTATAGTCATAAAAGCAATTCCTATGAGAGATGATACGTTTCACATTAAGAGCGGGCTTATGCTTCTCGCAGGAATTATCCTGATAATAGTCAGCCAGGACGGAAGTGTAAACCGGCTTGATGGAGTTTTACTTCTGTTAGTATTCTTTGCTTTCATGTTCCATGCTTCAAAGACTCAACGCGTGATATTCGGAGATGATGAAGCTGAGAAACAAAAACTAAAATTTAAAGATGTCCAGAAAGATATAGCTTTCTTTATCCTTGGCTCCCTTTCCGTAGTTATAGGAAGCAGGATCCTGGTAGATTCCGGAATAGAAATCGCTGAATTGATCGGCGTCCCTGAGGTAATAATAGCCCTGACAGCTGTTGCAATAGGGACATCCCTGCCAGAACTTGCAACTGCAATTACTTCCCTCAAAAAAGGACATCAGGAACTTTCCATAGGCAATATATTGGGGGCAAATACAATGGACATTGCCATGATTCTCGGAGCCTCTTCTCAGATCAGGGTGCTTCCTGTCTCGGAACAGCTTGCAGGATATGACTTCCCATTCATGTTCCTGATATCTCTTGCCCTGATAATCTTCGGAATTACAGGAAAAAAACTGGAAAGATGGGAGGGAGCCATAATTCTCGGGGCATATCTTGCTTATGTAGCAGGACTTTTTAAGTTCTACGGATAA
- a CDS encoding glycine betaine ABC transporter substrate-binding protein, whose protein sequence is MKFYFIAALLLIASLLVSGCAENNQTGENNAQPAENVVIGTKLFQESYITAHMVSLLLEEQGYETEVKENLGGTLVNYEALKKGDIQSYIEYTGTIYSQILKKPPLEEWDPAVVYEESEQGMLESDGIVIAARLGFEDAYAIAVDKEWAESRNVSTISDLEPYAPEMSIGTDPEFATREDGLPQIAHIYGFSFQSYNSMAPGIMYEAMRNEEVDAISAYTTDTRNDLYELKVLEDDKHALPPYDAVILVTETFAEENPEAMEALAQLNGRIDQDTMRRLNGEYDIEGREARDIARNFLIEEGLIST, encoded by the coding sequence ATGAAATTTTATTTTATTGCAGCCCTTTTGCTTATAGCCTCTCTTCTGGTCAGTGGCTGCGCGGAAAACAATCAAACCGGGGAAAATAATGCGCAGCCTGCCGAAAATGTTGTAATAGGGACAAAGCTCTTCCAGGAATCCTATATTACCGCTCATATGGTTTCTCTTTTGCTCGAAGAGCAGGGGTATGAAACCGAGGTTAAAGAAAACCTCGGGGGAACGCTTGTAAATTACGAGGCTCTAAAAAAAGGAGACATCCAATCCTATATCGAGTATACAGGGACAATTTATAGCCAGATCTTAAAAAAACCGCCTCTTGAGGAATGGGATCCTGCTGTAGTATACGAGGAGTCCGAACAGGGTATGCTTGAAAGTGATGGAATAGTGATTGCGGCTCGCCTGGGCTTTGAAGATGCCTATGCAATAGCTGTTGATAAGGAATGGGCTGAAAGCCGGAATGTATCCACAATTAGTGATCTTGAGCCTTATGCCCCGGAAATGTCGATAGGTACGGATCCTGAATTTGCAACGAGAGAAGACGGGCTTCCGCAAATTGCCCACATTTACGGTTTCTCATTCCAAAGCTACAATTCAATGGCTCCTGGTATAATGTATGAGGCTATGAGGAATGAAGAAGTTGATGCTATAAGCGCTTACACCACGGATACCCGAAACGACCTCTATGAGCTAAAAGTGCTTGAAGACGATAAGCATGCTCTTCCTCCATATGATGCCGTGATCCTTGTTACTGAGACCTTTGCAGAGGAAAATCCTGAAGCTATGGAGGCCCTTGCACAGCTTAACGGCAGAATTGACCAGGACACTATGAGGCGCCTTAATGGAGAATATGATATTGAGGGCAGGGAAGCAAGGGACATTGCCAGGAATTTTCTGATAGAAGAAGGTCTGATTTCTACCTGA
- a CDS encoding ABC transporter ATP-binding protein, protein MSSKKLFDRIDSVRLENITKTYGEQFAVKNLNLEVQGGELLILIGRSGSGKTTAMRTINRLTEPDSGTVFINGTDVREFDPVRLRRNIGYVIQNIGLLPHFRISENIGLLLKLEGWKEGEIRERVRDLLNLVSLPPENFMDRYPHELSGGQQQRVGLARAMALNPPLFLMDEPFGALDPLLRTQLQDEFCKIKKELGRTIVFVTHDINEAFRLGDRIAVMNSAELVQIGTPEELIFSPASDLVAEIVDSKRKYRHIDALKVGDMMQPLAREYILDPGLSAENALDIMVRKGLEVALVTGKPDTLGRVGLNDILKARAEGKGTEEAAKPLPFFSFDTPLLEALAKLKSEGESMGLVFEANEPVGILFSDQVVQSLI, encoded by the coding sequence ATGTCATCCAAAAAACTTTTTGACCGGATCGATTCAGTCCGGCTTGAGAACATTACAAAGACGTACGGAGAGCAGTTTGCCGTTAAAAACCTGAACCTGGAAGTTCAGGGAGGAGAACTTCTTATCCTTATAGGAAGAAGCGGCTCAGGAAAGACCACGGCTATGAGGACTATAAACCGCCTGACAGAGCCTGACTCGGGAACTGTATTTATAAATGGAACTGATGTCAGGGAGTTTGATCCTGTCCGTCTCAGGCGAAATATTGGCTACGTGATCCAGAATATTGGCTTGCTCCCTCACTTCCGCATCTCGGAAAACATCGGGCTGCTCCTTAAGCTTGAAGGCTGGAAAGAAGGGGAAATCCGGGAAAGGGTTAGAGATCTTCTAAACCTTGTTTCCCTTCCTCCCGAGAATTTTATGGACCGCTACCCTCATGAATTGAGCGGGGGTCAGCAGCAGAGAGTAGGGCTTGCGAGAGCGATGGCTTTGAACCCTCCTCTGTTTCTTATGGATGAACCTTTCGGAGCACTTGACCCTCTCCTGAGGACACAGCTGCAGGATGAATTTTGTAAAATAAAAAAAGAACTTGGAAGAACTATTGTCTTCGTCACGCACGATATTAACGAAGCCTTCAGGCTTGGTGACCGAATTGCAGTTATGAATAGCGCTGAGCTTGTCCAGATAGGAACCCCCGAAGAATTAATTTTCTCGCCGGCCAGTGACCTTGTTGCCGAGATCGTAGACTCAAAAAGAAAATACAGGCATATCGATGCCCTGAAGGTCGGTGACATGATGCAGCCGCTTGCCAGAGAGTACATTCTGGATCCGGGACTGTCTGCAGAGAACGCCCTTGACATCATGGTCAGGAAAGGGCTTGAAGTTGCTCTTGTTACAGGTAAACCGGATACTTTGGGGCGCGTCGGCTTAAACGATATCCTGAAAGCCAGAGCTGAAGGAAAAGGAACTGAGGAAGCTGCAAAACCTCTGCCCTTTTTCTCTTTTGATACTCCGCTTCTTGAAGCCCTTGCAAAGCTCAAATCCGAAGGAGAATCTATGGGGCTTGTATTCGAAGCTAACGAACCTGTCGGGATCCTGTTTTCTGACCAGGTTGTCCAGAGCCTGATTTAA
- a CDS encoding ABC transporter permease, which translates to MIESVNELISEIIRVWNTQLLSLRTLEHLYMFLVALFFSILIGVLIGIFAYRNKKLADPVLNGLNVVETVPDVALLVLLLPMFGIGTKPTIVASILYSILPIARNTYTGLSNVPREYIEVAEALGLTSREVLLKVRFPLSLPLIAGGIRIAVVFTMGVVTLGGLIAAGGLGAALQNGIQLYDMGTILVTGAWVGLLAILLDGIAGLIESSLKERYGTW; encoded by the coding sequence ATGATTGAGAGCGTTAATGAGCTCATCTCAGAAATAATAAGAGTCTGGAACACGCAATTGCTCTCTCTTCGCACACTTGAGCACCTCTACATGTTCCTGGTTGCTCTCTTCTTTTCTATTCTCATAGGTGTACTCATCGGAATTTTTGCCTACAGGAACAAGAAACTTGCAGACCCTGTTCTAAACGGCTTAAACGTGGTAGAAACAGTTCCCGATGTGGCTTTGCTTGTCCTTTTGCTCCCCATGTTCGGGATAGGTACCAAGCCGACAATTGTAGCTTCTATACTTTATTCCATCCTCCCTATTGCCAGAAATACTTATACCGGTCTTTCAAACGTGCCAAGGGAGTACATAGAGGTTGCCGAAGCCCTGGGTCTGACCTCCCGGGAAGTTCTCTTAAAAGTCCGTTTCCCTCTATCTCTTCCTCTGATTGCCGGAGGTATAAGGATTGCAGTCGTGTTTACAATGGGAGTCGTAACCCTGGGAGGGCTAATAGCTGCAGGAGGGCTTGGAGCTGCCCTTCAGAACGGGATTCAGCTTTATGATATGGGAACTATCCTTGTAACCGGAGCCTGGGTGGGGCTGCTTGCCATACTCCTGGATGGGATTGCAGGCTTAATAGAAAGCAGTCTTAAAGAGAGGTATGGAACATGGTAA
- a CDS encoding ABC transporter permease: MVITAEILEATLEHLFLAYTALLAGILISIPLILLSLYNAKLASLVIRFSNLVQAVPSFAVVAVVVPLIGIGFIPAVIAITLRVLLPIIKNTYIGLFSIDPSLLDSAKGVGLTEFQIIRYVRLPNAYPAVFAGIKFAAILANSVAVLTALIGGGGLGSMVFEGLTNFNTSKILAGTLPVIGIALFLDFFFSALERRLTPEYLKT, encoded by the coding sequence ATGGTAATAACCGCGGAGATCCTGGAAGCTACGCTTGAACACCTTTTTCTTGCTTATACCGCTCTCCTTGCCGGAATTCTTATTTCCATTCCCTTGATACTTCTTTCCCTTTATAATGCAAAACTGGCCTCCCTTGTCATTAGATTTTCCAATCTCGTCCAGGCAGTCCCCAGTTTTGCGGTTGTAGCTGTGGTTGTGCCTTTAATAGGTATCGGCTTTATCCCTGCTGTTATCGCCATAACGTTGAGGGTACTGCTTCCTATCATCAAAAATACATACATAGGGCTTTTCAGTATAGACCCTTCACTGCTGGATTCTGCAAAAGGAGTTGGGCTGACAGAGTTTCAGATTATAAGGTATGTGAGGCTTCCAAATGCATACCCTGCCGTTTTTGCAGGAATTAAGTTTGCCGCCATCCTTGCAAACAGCGTTGCAGTCCTGACAGCCCTTATAGGTGGAGGAGGTCTGGGATCCATGGTTTTTGAAGGACTTACAAATTTCAATACCAGCAAAATTCTGGCAGGGACCCTTCCGGTCATAGGCATAGCTCTTTTTCTTGACTTCTTCTTTTCAGCGCTGGAACGCCGTTTGACCCCGGAATACCTTAAAACTTAA
- a CDS encoding cation:proton antiporter domain-containing protein, with translation MLDPILLLGLVVAVLIMSLVARALSCYFRIPFIIFLLIEGILVGPEVLNLLDPALYIDGLSAIVAISISVIVFDGGLHIDLKHIRMVQESVLKLTTIGVFVTFLGTTVLTSLLIGLPLELAALFGALVTATGPTVITPIVRDIRISHRLGKILELEGVLNDAASVILQPWFSNGLRQNFPGLMLLSLSFTDWG, from the coding sequence ATGCTTGATCCGATACTTCTGCTTGGGCTGGTAGTTGCCGTGCTTATCATGTCCCTTGTAGCACGCGCCCTCAGCTGCTATTTTCGGATTCCTTTTATCATTTTCCTGTTGATCGAAGGAATTCTTGTAGGGCCCGAAGTCCTCAACCTGCTGGACCCTGCTCTCTATATCGATGGGCTAAGCGCTATCGTGGCAATTTCGATATCCGTGATTGTTTTTGATGGAGGGCTTCACATCGACCTGAAGCATATAAGGATGGTCCAGGAAAGTGTTCTGAAACTGACAACAATAGGGGTCTTTGTGACCTTTTTGGGGACTACGGTTCTTACCAGCCTCCTGATAGGCCTCCCTCTTGAGCTTGCAGCCCTTTTCGGAGCGCTCGTCACAGCAACAGGGCCGACAGTAATAACTCCTATTGTAAGAGATATCCGGATTAGTCACAGGCTTGGAAAGATTCTGGAACTTGAGGGGGTTCTGAATGATGCTGCCAGTGTAATCTTGCAGCCATGGTTTTCGAATGGGTTGCGGCAGAACTTTCCGGGACTGATGCTGTTGTCTTTATCCTTTACAGATTGGGGATAG
- a CDS encoding NAD-binding protein, producing MVFEWVAAELSGTDAVVFILYRLGIGIALGTLSGFALRWFFTRGIAISNQTARLVSLTAVFACFVLSEHLGNESGILAVAIFGIILGTSEFPYKENIKEFKSDIVTVMLSLIFILLAAMLKFEDIQRIGVSGIVLVLLLIFFIRPMAVFVSMWNSRLKTNEKLFLSFIGPRGVVPTSIATYFAIKLDSMGIPGGQALVGLVFLTVIITVFLSGSLSKKIAEMLEVIPMEILIIGGGKVGRILAERFDRRGENAVVVDISGSNCKKCMDLGIRTIQGDAGDVNVLKKAGIENAKYVVATTNKDDTNLLFCQIAKTSFGFGGEQLVARVNEIENLQAFWNLGIRAISPAMTTAVMLDNMIGRPHLFSMCEVGGEGDMMEVKVTNPRVIGKAIKDIQFPEKSLLVMVQRGSDSIIAHGSLVLEYEDIVTVIGEGDATKKTADILYK from the coding sequence ATGGTTTTCGAATGGGTTGCGGCAGAACTTTCCGGGACTGATGCTGTTGTCTTTATCCTTTACAGATTGGGGATAGGAATTGCACTCGGGACTTTAAGCGGTTTTGCCCTCAGGTGGTTCTTTACCAGGGGTATAGCAATCAGCAATCAGACTGCAAGACTGGTTTCCCTGACTGCGGTATTTGCCTGTTTCGTCCTTTCGGAACACCTGGGCAATGAATCCGGAATTCTGGCAGTAGCTATCTTCGGGATTATCCTTGGGACTTCAGAATTCCCTTACAAGGAGAATATCAAAGAATTCAAGAGTGATATTGTGACTGTGATGCTCTCTCTGATTTTCATCTTGCTTGCTGCAATGCTTAAGTTCGAAGATATCCAGAGAATAGGAGTGAGCGGGATAGTCCTTGTATTGCTTCTCATATTCTTTATTCGTCCAATGGCAGTTTTTGTTTCGATGTGGAATTCGCGGCTTAAAACTAACGAAAAACTTTTTCTTTCCTTTATTGGCCCCAGAGGCGTTGTACCGACTTCGATTGCAACCTATTTCGCAATCAAGCTCGATTCAATGGGTATTCCTGGAGGGCAGGCCCTTGTGGGGCTTGTTTTTCTTACGGTTATTATCACGGTCTTTTTAAGTGGCAGTCTCTCAAAAAAAATCGCAGAGATGCTGGAGGTAATTCCTATGGAAATTCTTATCATTGGTGGAGGAAAGGTGGGCAGGATTCTTGCCGAACGTTTTGACAGAAGAGGAGAAAATGCAGTTGTTGTGGATATTTCCGGGTCCAACTGCAAGAAATGTATGGACCTCGGAATCCGGACTATTCAGGGTGATGCAGGGGATGTAAATGTCCTTAAAAAGGCAGGAATCGAGAATGCCAAATATGTGGTTGCAACAACCAATAAAGATGACACAAACCTTCTCTTCTGCCAGATTGCTAAAACTTCTTTCGGATTCGGAGGCGAGCAGCTGGTGGCCAGGGTAAACGAGATAGAAAACCTTCAGGCTTTCTGGAACCTGGGAATCCGTGCCATTAGCCCGGCCATGACCACTGCAGTGATGCTTGACAATATGATCGGAAGGCCTCATCTCTTCTCCATGTGTGAGGTAGGCGGCGAAGGAGATATGATGGAAGTCAAGGTCACGAACCCCAGGGTAATCGGGAAAGCCATCAAGGATATCCAGTTCCCTGAAAAGAGCCTCCTAGTTATGGTCCAGCGGGGAAGTGATTCTATTATTGCCCACGGAAGCCTTGTGCTTGAATATGAAGATATAGTAACCGTTATTGGGGAAGGAGATGCGACCAAGAAGACCGCGGATATACTTTACAAATAA